In one Umezawaea sp. Da 62-37 genomic region, the following are encoded:
- a CDS encoding DUF4395 domain-containing protein, which yields MVDHPTHRPDDAGRRVDPRGVRFSAAMTSAVLALGLATESPRVLLAQAIIFGACAAFGLRANPYGVAYRRTVQPRLSTPRAWTAEAPLRFAQGIGCAFASAGALGYAIGFTTLGALATGCALAAALLNAVFGVCVACYCYPALARIRHVLTA from the coding sequence ATGGTCGACCACCCAACGCACCGACCCGACGACGCAGGCCGGCGCGTCGACCCCAGGGGAGTCCGGTTCTCCGCGGCGATGACAAGCGCAGTCCTCGCCCTCGGCCTGGCAACCGAAAGCCCGCGCGTTCTCCTCGCACAAGCCATCATCTTCGGCGCCTGCGCAGCGTTCGGCCTCCGCGCCAACCCGTACGGCGTCGCCTACCGCCGAACCGTGCAACCACGCCTCTCAACGCCCCGAGCTTGGACCGCCGAAGCCCCTCTGCGCTTCGCACAGGGAATCGGCTGCGCCTTCGCCTCCGCAGGTGCCCTCGGATACGCGATCGGCTTCACCACCCTGGGAGCACTGGCCACCGGATGCGCTCTGGCCGCCGCACTCCTCAACGCCGTCTTCGGCGTATGCGTGGCCTGCTACTGCTATCCCGCACTCGCACGCATCAGACACGTCCTGACCGCCTGA
- a CDS encoding carbohydrate-binding module family 20 domain-containing protein, with protein sequence MVPAKRRALLATTALVTALLVSPLTSPAPATATPPGSKDVTATLFQWSFDRVATECTTVLGPKGYGFVEVSPATEHIQGSQWWTSYQPVSYRIAGRLGTEAQFRNMVGTCHAAGVKVVADAVINHMSAGSGTGTGGTNYTKYNYPGYYGDQDFHSCRTSISDYRNRDNVQTCELVGLSDLNTGSDYVRTTIAAYLSNLISMGVDGFRVDGAKHIAAADLSAIKSKLSNTGAFWVQEVIYGAGEAVQPTEYTGTGDVDEFRYATDVKRVFGSEKLSYLSNFGQSWGYLPSNQARSFVDNWDTERNGSTLSYKDGSTYTLANVFMLAWPYGAPQVYSGYEFSNNDAGAPGAAACYSNGWKCQHKWPQIANMVGFRNAVAGTAVTNWWDNGNNAIAFSRGAKGFVAINKETSALTRAFQTSLPAGNYCDVQRDGCAVSYTVGSNGQFTATVGAGEAIALHVGATGGGGTNPGTAAAAFAVNATTTTGQNVFVVGDNAALGSWNPAAAIPLSSATYPVWKASVSLPSGTAFQYKYLRKESNGTVTWESGANRTSTSPATLNDTWRN encoded by the coding sequence GTGGTCCCCGCGAAACGAAGGGCGCTGTTGGCGACAACAGCGCTCGTGACCGCCCTGCTGGTGAGCCCCCTGACCTCACCGGCCCCCGCCACCGCCACCCCTCCCGGTTCCAAGGACGTCACCGCGACCCTGTTCCAGTGGTCGTTCGACCGCGTGGCGACCGAGTGCACCACCGTCCTGGGCCCGAAGGGCTACGGCTTCGTCGAGGTCTCGCCCGCCACCGAGCACATCCAGGGCTCCCAGTGGTGGACGTCCTACCAGCCCGTCAGCTACCGGATCGCCGGCCGGCTCGGCACCGAGGCGCAGTTCCGCAACATGGTCGGCACCTGCCACGCGGCCGGCGTCAAGGTCGTCGCCGACGCCGTGATCAACCACATGTCCGCGGGCTCCGGCACCGGGACCGGTGGCACCAACTACACGAAGTACAACTACCCCGGCTACTACGGCGACCAGGACTTCCACTCCTGCCGCACCAGCATCAGCGACTACCGCAACCGCGACAACGTGCAGACCTGCGAACTCGTCGGCCTCTCGGACCTGAACACCGGCAGCGACTACGTGCGCACGACGATCGCCGCGTACCTGAGCAACCTGATCTCCATGGGGGTCGACGGCTTCCGGGTCGACGGCGCCAAGCACATCGCGGCCGCCGACCTGTCCGCGATCAAGTCCAAGCTGAGCAACACCGGCGCGTTCTGGGTCCAGGAGGTCATCTACGGCGCGGGCGAGGCCGTGCAGCCCACCGAGTACACCGGCACGGGTGACGTGGACGAGTTCCGCTACGCCACCGACGTCAAGCGCGTCTTCGGCAGCGAGAAGCTGTCCTACCTGAGCAACTTCGGCCAGTCGTGGGGCTACCTGCCCAGCAACCAGGCGCGGTCGTTCGTGGACAACTGGGACACCGAGCGCAACGGGTCGACGCTGTCCTACAAGGACGGTTCGACCTACACGCTGGCCAACGTGTTCATGCTGGCGTGGCCCTACGGCGCACCGCAGGTGTACTCGGGCTACGAGTTCTCCAACAACGACGCGGGCGCGCCCGGCGCGGCCGCGTGCTACTCCAACGGCTGGAAGTGCCAGCACAAGTGGCCGCAGATCGCGAACATGGTCGGCTTCCGCAACGCGGTGGCGGGCACGGCCGTGACGAACTGGTGGGACAACGGCAACAACGCGATCGCGTTCAGCCGCGGCGCCAAGGGGTTCGTCGCGATCAACAAGGAGACGTCGGCGCTCACCCGCGCGTTCCAGACCTCGCTGCCCGCGGGGAACTACTGCGACGTGCAGCGCGACGGCTGCGCGGTGTCCTACACCGTCGGCTCCAACGGCCAGTTCACCGCGACGGTCGGCGCGGGCGAGGCGATCGCCCTGCACGTGGGCGCCACCGGCGGCGGGGGCACCAACCCCGGCACCGCGGCGGCCGCGTTCGCGGTGAACGCCACGACCACCACCGGGCAGAACGTCTTCGTCGTCGGGGACAACGCCGCACTGGGCTCCTGGAACCCGGCGGCCGCGATCCCGCTGTCGTCGGCGACCTACCCGGTGTGGAAGGCCTCGGTGTCGCTGCCCAGCGGCACGGCGTTCCAGTACAAGTACCTCCGCAAGGAGTCGAACGGCACGGTGACGTGGGAGAGCGGTGCGAATCGCACCTCTACCTCGCCTGCCACGTTGAACGACACCTGGCGGAACTAG
- a CDS encoding LacI family DNA-binding transcriptional regulator encodes MTARLSDIATQAGVSEATVSRVVNGKAGVSPSTRQAVVAAMDILGYERPPRLRQRSQGLIGLIIPELTNPIFPVFAQVIERVLTRDGFTPVLCTQTPGGSSEDQLTELLVDRGVTGIVFVAGLHADTTADMDRYVKLAGRGVPFVMVNGYTDRVSAPFVSVDHRTAARLAVSHLVELGHERIGLAVGPRRYVPTQRMVEGFLLARPKSADLVEHSLFTVEGGQAAGGALLAKGCTAIVCGSDLMAFGAIRAARHRDLRVPQDVSVVGFDDSPLIVFTDPPLTTLRQPVDAMGQAAVHALLEEIGGTPAPHAEFVFQPELVVRGSTAARRG; translated from the coding sequence GTGACAGCTCGGCTCAGTGACATCGCGACCCAGGCAGGCGTCAGCGAGGCGACCGTCAGCCGGGTGGTCAACGGCAAGGCGGGCGTCTCGCCGTCGACCAGGCAGGCCGTCGTCGCGGCGATGGACATCCTCGGCTACGAACGGCCCCCCAGGCTGCGGCAGCGCAGCCAGGGGCTGATCGGCCTGATCATCCCCGAGCTGACCAACCCGATCTTCCCGGTGTTCGCCCAGGTCATCGAGCGGGTGCTCACCAGGGACGGCTTCACGCCCGTGCTCTGCACCCAGACCCCCGGCGGCTCGTCGGAGGACCAGTTGACCGAACTGCTCGTCGATCGCGGCGTCACCGGCATCGTGTTCGTCGCGGGTCTGCACGCCGACACCACCGCGGACATGGACCGCTACGTGAAACTGGCCGGTCGCGGGGTGCCGTTCGTGATGGTCAACGGCTACACCGACCGCGTCTCCGCACCGTTCGTGTCCGTCGACCACCGCACCGCGGCCCGCCTCGCCGTGTCGCACCTGGTGGAACTGGGTCACGAGCGGATCGGTCTCGCCGTCGGCCCCCGCCGCTACGTGCCCACGCAGCGGATGGTCGAGGGTTTCCTGCTCGCCCGGCCGAAGTCCGCCGACCTCGTCGAGCACTCGCTGTTCACGGTCGAGGGCGGGCAGGCCGCGGGCGGCGCCCTGCTGGCCAAGGGGTGCACGGCGATCGTGTGCGGCAGCGACCTGATGGCGTTCGGCGCCATCCGCGCGGCCCGGCACCGCGACCTCCGGGTTCCGCAGGACGTGTCGGTGGTGGGGTTCGACGACTCACCGCTGATCGTGTTCACCGACCCGCCGCTCACCACCCTGCGCCAGCCCGTCGACGCCATGGGCCAGGCCGCCGTGCACGCGCTGCTGGAGGAGATCGGCGGCACCCCGGCACCGCACGCCGAGTTCGTGTTCCAACCGGAACTGGTGGTCCGGGGCTCCACCGCCGCGCGTCGCGGGTGA
- a CDS encoding MFS transporter has protein sequence MHQRSNRGLTLVLAVACGLTVANLYYSQPLLDLIAGSFGVSQGAATVVVTLTQVGYVIGLLFLLPLGDLLESRTLATRTLVATAVALLLTAVSPVFGLFLAVSVLVGITSVVAQVLVPLAADLAPPEQRGRSVGRVMSGLVLGILLARTVSSLVADLLGWRAIYFISAALMLVLAVVLRWVVPERPPGHTAGYRSLLASMAALVREEPVLRRRALCQATMFGAFTAFWTAIAYELIDEHGFSQGQIAVFALIGAGGAVAAPLGGRFADRGRGRALSGVMLLLSSVTLLAAGIGHRSVVLLAVAGVLLDFAVQCHQVLGQHVVFALRPGARARVNTVYMTTIFVGGALSSAITGVVHEAYGWTGVCAFGAVLPLIGLALWARGEWIAKRADQGTVSTILPRA, from the coding sequence ATGCACCAGCGGAGCAACCGCGGGCTCACGCTCGTCCTGGCCGTGGCGTGCGGGCTGACCGTGGCGAACCTGTACTACTCGCAGCCGCTGCTCGACCTCATCGCGGGTTCGTTCGGCGTCAGCCAGGGCGCGGCCACGGTGGTCGTGACGCTGACCCAGGTCGGGTACGTGATCGGCCTGCTGTTCCTGCTGCCACTGGGCGACCTGCTGGAAAGCCGCACGCTCGCCACCCGCACGCTGGTGGCGACGGCGGTCGCGCTGCTGCTCACGGCGGTCTCGCCGGTGTTCGGCCTGTTCCTCGCGGTGTCGGTGCTGGTCGGCATCACCTCGGTGGTGGCGCAGGTGCTCGTGCCGCTCGCGGCCGACCTGGCCCCTCCCGAGCAGCGCGGCCGGTCGGTCGGGCGGGTGATGAGCGGTCTGGTGCTGGGCATCCTGCTCGCCCGCACGGTGTCCAGCCTGGTCGCGGACCTGCTGGGGTGGCGGGCGATCTACTTCATCTCGGCGGCGCTCATGCTCGTGCTGGCCGTCGTCCTGAGGTGGGTGGTCCCGGAGCGCCCACCCGGCCACACCGCCGGCTACCGCTCGCTGCTCGCGAGCATGGCGGCACTCGTCCGCGAGGAGCCGGTACTGCGGCGCCGGGCGCTGTGCCAGGCGACGATGTTCGGCGCGTTCACCGCGTTCTGGACGGCCATCGCCTACGAGCTGATCGACGAGCACGGCTTCAGCCAGGGGCAGATCGCGGTGTTCGCGCTGATCGGCGCGGGTGGCGCGGTCGCCGCCCCGCTGGGCGGTCGGTTCGCCGACCGGGGCCGCGGCCGCGCGCTCAGCGGCGTGATGCTGCTGCTCAGCTCGGTCACGCTGCTCGCGGCCGGGATCGGGCACCGCAGCGTGGTGCTGCTCGCGGTCGCCGGGGTGCTGCTCGACTTCGCCGTGCAGTGCCACCAGGTCCTGGGTCAGCACGTGGTGTTCGCCCTGCGCCCCGGCGCCCGCGCCCGCGTCAACACCGTCTACATGACCACGATCTTCGTCGGCGGCGCCCTGTCGTCCGCGATCACCGGTGTGGTGCACGAGGCGTACGGCTGGACCGGGGTGTGCGCGTTCGGCGCCGTCCTGCCGCTGATCGGCCTGGCGCTGTGGGCGCGTGGCGAGTGGATCGCGAAGCGCGCCGATCAGGGCACGGTGAGCACGATCTTGCCGCGGGCGTGA
- a CDS encoding NADP-dependent oxidoreductase: MFALQYSEFGPPGVLSVGEAVEPHAGPGEIRVAVRAAGVTPVDAKVRSGLPEGRPPLAWPHIPGVDASGVVDEIGGGVAGVAVGDAVFGLVDIARLGGAAAEFAVLKAWAAKPDALSWEEAGGAATSVETATRTLDRLGVTAGTTLLVEGAAGGVGTVAVQLAVARGATVIGTASERNHAFLAGLGAVPTAYGTGLADRVAALAPGGVDAVLDIAGSGSLPDLVAIAGTPDHVVTISDFSAPRLGVALSHTGPGGDVPAYAGLAAAAALATEGRFTVPLHAVLPLARGAEAHEMSASGHARGKIVLTVP, from the coding sequence GTGTTCGCATTGCAGTACTCGGAGTTCGGTCCGCCCGGTGTGCTGTCCGTGGGCGAGGCCGTCGAACCGCACGCGGGCCCCGGCGAGATCCGCGTGGCGGTCCGCGCGGCGGGTGTCACCCCGGTCGACGCGAAGGTCCGCTCGGGGCTGCCCGAGGGCCGCCCGCCCCTGGCGTGGCCGCACATCCCCGGTGTGGACGCCTCCGGTGTCGTCGACGAGATCGGCGGGGGCGTGGCCGGTGTCGCGGTCGGCGACGCCGTCTTCGGGCTGGTCGACATCGCCCGGCTGGGCGGAGCGGCCGCCGAGTTCGCCGTGCTCAAGGCGTGGGCGGCCAAGCCGGACGCGTTGAGCTGGGAGGAGGCGGGCGGCGCGGCGACCAGCGTCGAGACCGCCACCAGGACCCTGGACCGCCTCGGTGTCACCGCGGGCACGACGCTGCTGGTCGAGGGCGCGGCCGGAGGTGTCGGCACGGTGGCCGTGCAGCTCGCGGTCGCGCGCGGCGCCACCGTCATCGGCACGGCGAGCGAGCGCAACCACGCGTTCCTCGCCGGGCTGGGCGCCGTCCCGACCGCGTACGGAACCGGGCTGGCCGACCGGGTCGCCGCCCTCGCGCCCGGCGGCGTGGACGCGGTGCTCGACATCGCGGGCTCCGGGTCGCTGCCCGACCTGGTCGCCATCGCCGGGACCCCGGACCACGTCGTGACGATCTCGGACTTCTCCGCGCCCCGGCTGGGCGTCGCGCTCTCGCACACCGGCCCCGGCGGGGACGTCCCCGCCTACGCCGGCCTGGCCGCGGCGGCGGCGCTGGCGACCGAGGGCCGGTTCACCGTGCCGCTGCACGCCGTCCTGCCGCTGGCCCGCGGTGCCGAGGCGCACGAGATGAGCGCCTCCGGTCACGCCCGCGGCAAGATCGTGCTCACCGTGCCCTGA
- a CDS encoding TetR/AcrR family transcriptional regulator, which yields MSTGVVPAELRVDARNNRDRILEVARATFAESGLDVPMKVIARRSGVAVATLYRRFPTKQSLMAAAFDEQVAACAAVIDEALAEPDAWRGFTLVVEKACAMHVLFGGFTAEFLAAFPKAADFRGEREHNVRGFAEIVRRAKAGGRLRADFTPDDLKLLLMANGGITAASPEAARASSRRLVALLLRSLRADPADPPAELPFATPLELYPVT from the coding sequence ATGTCTACCGGGGTCGTTCCGGCGGAATTGCGCGTGGACGCGCGGAACAACCGGGACCGCATCCTCGAAGTGGCGCGCGCGACGTTCGCCGAATCGGGGCTGGACGTGCCGATGAAGGTGATCGCCCGGCGTTCCGGAGTGGCCGTCGCGACCCTCTACCGCCGGTTCCCGACCAAGCAATCCCTGATGGCGGCCGCGTTCGACGAGCAGGTGGCCGCGTGCGCGGCGGTCATCGACGAGGCGCTGGCCGAGCCGGACGCGTGGCGCGGATTCACGCTGGTGGTCGAGAAGGCGTGCGCGATGCACGTCCTGTTCGGCGGATTCACCGCCGAGTTCCTCGCCGCGTTCCCGAAAGCGGCGGATTTCCGGGGAGAGCGCGAGCACAACGTGCGGGGATTCGCCGAAATCGTCCGGCGGGCGAAGGCGGGCGGACGGCTGCGCGCCGATTTCACGCCCGACGACCTCAAGCTCCTGCTCATGGCCAACGGCGGCATCACCGCGGCATCGCCCGAAGCGGCACGGGCGTCGTCCCGCCGACTGGTGGCCCTGCTGCTGCGCTCACTGCGGGCCGACCCGGCTGACCCACCCGCCGAACTGCCGTTCGCCACCCCGCTGGAGCTCTACCCCGTCACCTGA
- a CDS encoding squalene/phytoene synthase family protein: MSGATGASYRLCRRVHAMTDRSTYLATRLFLPPSARPHAHALYAFFTVSDTVADDGDPELRRRAFARWSEASLAELRAGHSEHPLRAALVHTAGVHGLEIDLFERFLAATRDDNTGAVEFATFADLRRFTAGVGGVPAVLGMRLLMRADDERDRLISLLGEVFQFVDVLRDLSVDLPAGRVYLPVEDLERFGVTRRELTHPELTGEGASAALDALVRFQVDRVRALQREAAVVVDDLPARARTFVAAGIEVHNTYFDALDRLGGGALRRGVRLPRLRLLRRVGLAAVRRRVAGSGDGVELQRGGERQFGGWVSRVGPQ; the protein is encoded by the coding sequence ATGAGCGGGGCCACGGGCGCGTCCTACCGGCTGTGCCGCCGGGTGCACGCGATGACCGACCGCTCGACCTACCTGGCGACGCGCCTGTTCCTGCCGCCGTCCGCCCGGCCGCACGCGCACGCGCTCTACGCGTTCTTCACCGTCAGCGACACCGTGGCCGACGACGGCGACCCGGAGCTGCGCAGGCGGGCGTTCGCGCGGTGGTCGGAGGCGAGCCTGGCCGAGTTGCGCGCCGGGCACAGCGAGCACCCGCTGCGCGCGGCCCTCGTGCACACCGCGGGCGTGCACGGTCTGGAGATCGACCTGTTCGAGCGGTTCCTCGCCGCGACCCGCGACGACAACACCGGCGCCGTCGAGTTCGCGACGTTCGCGGACCTGCGGCGGTTCACGGCGGGGGTCGGCGGCGTGCCGGCGGTGCTGGGCATGAGGCTGCTGATGAGGGCCGATGACGAGCGCGACCGGCTGATCTCGCTGCTGGGCGAGGTGTTCCAGTTCGTCGACGTCCTGCGCGACCTCTCGGTCGACCTGCCCGCGGGGCGGGTGTACCTGCCGGTGGAGGACCTGGAGCGGTTCGGGGTGACCCGCCGGGAGCTGACCCACCCGGAGCTGACCGGCGAAGGGGCGAGCGCCGCGCTCGACGCCCTGGTGCGGTTCCAGGTCGACCGGGTGAGGGCGCTGCAACGGGAGGCCGCCGTGGTCGTCGACGACCTGCCGGCGCGCGCCCGCACGTTCGTGGCCGCGGGCATCGAGGTGCACAACACCTACTTCGACGCGCTCGACCGGCTGGGCGGCGGCGCGCTGCGGCGCGGCGTGCGCCTGCCCCGGCTGCGCCTGCTGCGGCGGGTCGGGCTGGCCGCGGTGCGCCGACGCGTGGCCGGGTCAGGTGACGGGGTAGAGCTCCAGCGGGGTGGCGAACGGCAGTTCGGCGGGTGGGTCAGCCGGGTCGGCCCGCAGTGA
- a CDS encoding ABC transporter ATP-binding protein — protein sequence MHTDTRDPVIAPPDIAVRLEGVSKVYDAGAAPVTALRDITLAIPARSFTAVMGPSGSGKSTLLQCAAGLDRPSAGRISLGGTDISELKAKALTVFRRDHIGFVFQAYNLLPHLTVARNITLPLLLGGHAVDKAWFDHVVAAVGLADLTGRSPLELSGGQQQRAAIARALITKPDAVFGDEPTGALDSRTGRQVLELLRHTATHLRQTVVMVTHDPVAASYADRVLFLADGRLVGSLERPTAQGVVDRMSSLGEW from the coding sequence ATGCACACCGACACCCGCGACCCAGTGATCGCACCGCCCGACATCGCAGTCCGCCTGGAGGGCGTGTCCAAGGTGTACGACGCGGGCGCGGCGCCCGTGACCGCGCTGCGCGACATCACGCTCGCCATCCCCGCGCGCTCGTTCACCGCCGTCATGGGGCCGTCCGGCTCCGGCAAGAGCACGCTGCTCCAGTGCGCGGCGGGGCTCGACCGGCCGAGCGCGGGCCGGATCAGCCTGGGCGGCACGGACATCTCCGAGCTGAAGGCCAAGGCCCTCACCGTGTTCCGGCGCGACCACATCGGGTTCGTGTTCCAGGCCTACAACCTGCTGCCGCACCTGACGGTGGCGCGCAACATCACGCTGCCGCTGCTGCTCGGCGGGCACGCGGTCGACAAGGCGTGGTTCGACCACGTCGTCGCGGCCGTCGGCCTGGCCGACCTGACCGGGCGCAGCCCGCTGGAGCTGTCCGGCGGGCAGCAGCAGCGCGCGGCCATCGCCAGGGCGCTGATCACCAAGCCGGACGCGGTGTTCGGCGACGAGCCGACCGGCGCGCTCGACTCGCGGACCGGTCGCCAGGTGCTCGAACTCCTGCGCCACACCGCGACGCACCTGCGGCAGACCGTGGTGATGGTGACGCACGACCCGGTCGCCGCGTCCTACGCCGACCGCGTGCTGTTCCTCGCCGACGGCAGGCTGGTCGGCTCGTTGGAGCGGCCCACCGCGCAGGGCGTCGTCGACCGCATGTCGAGCCTGGGGGAGTGGTGA
- a CDS encoding FtsX-like permease family protein gives MWGLAFASIRHNRGGFAGVFVAVFFAATLITGLGVLLESGIRGGVEPQRYLAAEVVVGGQQALPVPGDVAEPFTERVTLPADVVGEIGAVAGVRQAVGDVTVPMTTEAHAPVEVHGWSSAALTPYSLTAGALPARDGEVVVDPSFGVVPGAEVRLSHGGVPTAYKVVGVASSGGGRVATAFLSDQAATALWPHPDRVGAVGVLAQPGTDPATLATAISRAVPGVEVYTGADRGEVESLDSFGARTQLMALSASFAGVALLIAVFVVASTLSLSVGQRRREFALLRAVGTLPRQIHGMIGREVRVVAGLAALLGVAPGYLLAGVLGDQFAGAGVMPEDFGLVHSPFPALAAVVLSLVTAVGAAAVAARRPARIDPIDAIRESGVETPKLGKGRVGTGVVLAAIGLLASLAPMLLPGLIGLTAVGAAALLLIIAVGLVGPWLVERFLGVLGPLLRVGKSPAGVLAEASIRGYSRRLSAAVVPLALAITFGSVQLFMPTTIAAEAATQSRDGIVADYLVAAPGSGLSQDLAAEVAAVPGVTAADPITRSTALISTPVFDDEVMVQQFAVQGVDPGSRTLDLQVERGSLDRLSEPDTVALSANAASAMSADVGGRVAFHLGDGTELTATVVAVYGRGLGFGDLTLSADALRPHTTTGLADYLLVTSTPDGRAGVEQAIGQLGLAVQDTTVPAGSGERDTQSWVNLIALLVILGYVALSVVNTLVMATVGRRREFTLLRLIGTTDRQIRRMTLIESLVAVVIAVVVGTVTAIPPLVGFALGVSGQPVPTISPLAYLVIVAATAVLGVASIRIPTRTALRVLLAP, from the coding sequence ATGTGGGGACTCGCGTTCGCCTCCATCCGGCACAACCGCGGCGGGTTCGCCGGGGTGTTCGTCGCCGTGTTCTTCGCCGCCACCCTGATCACCGGGCTCGGCGTGCTGCTGGAGTCCGGCATCCGCGGCGGTGTCGAGCCGCAGCGCTACCTCGCGGCCGAGGTCGTCGTGGGCGGGCAGCAGGCGCTGCCCGTTCCCGGCGACGTGGCCGAGCCGTTCACCGAACGGGTCACGCTGCCCGCCGACGTGGTCGGCGAGATCGGCGCCGTGGCCGGTGTGCGCCAGGCCGTCGGCGACGTGACCGTGCCGATGACGACCGAGGCCCACGCCCCCGTCGAGGTGCACGGCTGGAGTTCGGCCGCCCTCACCCCGTACTCGCTCACGGCGGGCGCGCTGCCCGCCCGTGACGGCGAGGTAGTGGTGGACCCGTCGTTCGGCGTGGTGCCGGGGGCGGAGGTGCGCCTCTCCCACGGCGGTGTGCCGACCGCGTACAAGGTCGTCGGGGTCGCCTCGTCCGGTGGCGGCCGGGTGGCGACCGCGTTCCTCAGCGACCAGGCGGCCACGGCGCTGTGGCCGCACCCCGACCGCGTTGGCGCGGTGGGCGTGCTCGCCCAGCCGGGCACGGATCCGGCGACCCTCGCGACCGCGATCAGCCGCGCGGTGCCGGGTGTGGAGGTCTACACCGGCGCGGACCGCGGCGAGGTCGAATCGCTCGACTCCTTCGGCGCCCGGACCCAGTTGATGGCGCTCAGCGCGTCGTTCGCGGGTGTCGCCCTGCTCATCGCGGTGTTCGTGGTGGCCAGCACGCTGTCGCTGTCGGTCGGGCAGCGCCGCCGCGAGTTCGCCCTGCTGCGCGCCGTGGGCACGCTGCCCCGGCAGATCCACGGGATGATCGGCCGCGAGGTGCGGGTGGTCGCCGGACTCGCCGCGCTGCTCGGCGTCGCCCCCGGTTACCTGCTCGCGGGAGTGCTCGGCGACCAGTTCGCCGGAGCGGGCGTGATGCCCGAGGACTTCGGCCTCGTCCACAGCCCGTTCCCGGCGCTCGCCGCGGTCGTGCTGAGCCTGGTCACGGCCGTCGGTGCCGCCGCGGTCGCCGCCCGCCGCCCGGCGCGGATCGACCCGATCGACGCCATCCGGGAGTCCGGCGTCGAGACGCCGAAGCTGGGCAAGGGCCGCGTCGGGACCGGTGTCGTCCTGGCCGCGATCGGCCTGCTGGCCTCGCTCGCCCCGATGCTGCTGCCCGGCCTGATCGGGCTGACGGCGGTCGGTGCCGCCGCGCTGCTGCTGATCATCGCGGTGGGCCTGGTCGGACCGTGGCTCGTGGAGCGGTTCCTCGGTGTGCTCGGCCCGCTGCTGCGCGTCGGCAAGTCACCAGCCGGTGTGCTCGCCGAGGCCAGCATCCGCGGCTATTCCCGGAGGCTGTCCGCCGCCGTCGTGCCGCTGGCGCTGGCGATCACGTTCGGCAGCGTCCAGCTCTTCATGCCCACGACCATCGCCGCCGAGGCCGCGACCCAGTCCCGTGACGGCATCGTGGCCGACTACCTCGTCGCCGCACCGGGTTCCGGGCTGTCGCAGGACCTGGCCGCGGAGGTCGCTGCCGTGCCCGGCGTGACGGCGGCCGACCCGATCACCCGGTCCACCGCGCTGATCAGCACGCCCGTGTTCGACGACGAGGTCATGGTCCAGCAGTTCGCGGTCCAGGGCGTCGACCCCGGATCCCGCACCCTCGACCTCCAGGTGGAGAGGGGTTCGCTCGATCGGTTGTCCGAGCCGGACACCGTGGCGCTGAGCGCGAACGCCGCGTCCGCGATGAGCGCCGACGTGGGCGGGCGGGTCGCGTTCCACCTCGGCGACGGCACCGAGCTGACCGCCACCGTCGTCGCGGTCTACGGCCGGGGCCTCGGGTTCGGCGACCTCACCCTGTCCGCCGACGCGCTCCGCCCGCACACCACCACCGGCCTCGCGGACTACCTGCTCGTCACGTCCACCCCGGACGGTCGGGCCGGGGTCGAGCAGGCCATCGGGCAGCTGGGTCTGGCCGTCCAGGACACCACCGTGCCCGCCGGCAGCGGCGAGCGCGACACGCAGTCGTGGGTGAACCTCATCGCGCTGCTGGTGATCCTCGGCTACGTCGCCCTGTCCGTCGTCAACACCCTGGTCATGGCGACCGTCGGCAGGCGCCGCGAGTTCACCCTCCTGCGCCTGATCGGCACGACCGACCGCCAGATCCGCCGCATGACCCTCATCGAGTCCCTGGTGGCCGTGGTCATCGCCGTCGTGGTCGGCACCGTCACGGCCATCCCGCCCCTGGTCGGCTTCGCCCTCGGCGTCTCCGGCCAACCGGTCCCCACCATTTCCCCGCTCGCCTACCTGGTGATCGTCGCCGCCACCGCCGTCCTGGGCGTCGCGTCCATCAGGATCCCGACCCGAACGGCCCTGCGCGTCCTCCTGGCCCCGTGA